One part of the Bdellovibrio bacteriovorus genome encodes these proteins:
- a CDS encoding beta-sandwich domain-containing protein — translation MKNTQWVAGLLAAVTLIQASAHAEIISDLPGFEDGGSQGQTFRPPPPPMPNEGVTRQYTDVANLDQISRKSGGEAYRFNLVQPTNLKYLELTVQSSRLKIHEATVMTVGGQRYMIREFHNSNVLETGTQLTSENLNINDDIRTIELRMESYSHAATISLKAVGDRAVPRMSVQRPVIVAPPSQPNRPTQPTQPSRPVDTRLRSGDVVVSVSSQGKYYDGRVVEVYGNGKVLVRDEDDGKTYVRDISSVGKRISCASNGLCEGEEVMAYPVGSQAKAYVGKIIAIYSNNMVKMRDADDSKDYFRDIKVIHRRLSCLESLCVKDRVLSRSGDGTKYYSGVIDVIYSNGVILVRDDDDGKVYSRTKEIVFKSVQCHSSGLCIKDRVMSKSGDKYYFGSVTGVYSNGLIYVRDDDDGKSYARQHNVVFKEMKCANGFCRGDRVLSTLSNGRYYAGRVEGAYAGGLISVRDDDDGKVYLRPHTVLSRAR, via the coding sequence ATGAAGAACACACAATGGGTGGCGGGTTTGCTTGCCGCTGTGACTTTGATTCAGGCCTCAGCTCACGCTGAGATTATTTCGGACCTGCCGGGCTTTGAGGACGGTGGTTCTCAAGGACAGACGTTCCGTCCGCCTCCTCCGCCGATGCCCAATGAAGGTGTGACCCGTCAGTATACCGACGTGGCGAACCTGGATCAGATCAGCCGCAAGTCCGGCGGTGAAGCCTATCGCTTTAATCTGGTGCAGCCGACAAACCTGAAGTATCTGGAACTGACCGTGCAATCCAGCCGTCTGAAAATCCATGAAGCGACCGTGATGACCGTGGGTGGTCAGCGCTACATGATCCGTGAGTTCCATAACAGCAATGTTCTGGAGACGGGCACCCAGTTGACGTCTGAAAACCTGAATATCAATGACGACATTCGCACTATTGAGCTGCGTATGGAGTCTTATTCCCATGCCGCGACGATTTCTTTGAAAGCCGTGGGGGACAGAGCTGTTCCTCGCATGTCTGTGCAGCGCCCGGTGATTGTGGCCCCGCCGTCGCAGCCGAATCGTCCGACTCAGCCAACTCAGCCAAGCCGTCCGGTGGACACTCGTTTGAGATCCGGTGACGTGGTGGTGTCTGTAAGTTCTCAAGGCAAATACTATGACGGCCGTGTTGTCGAAGTTTATGGCAATGGCAAAGTCCTGGTTCGTGACGAGGACGATGGCAAAACCTACGTTCGTGATATTTCCTCTGTGGGTAAACGCATTTCCTGCGCTTCTAACGGCCTGTGTGAAGGTGAGGAGGTCATGGCCTATCCAGTGGGTTCTCAAGCCAAGGCCTATGTGGGTAAGATCATTGCGATCTATTCCAACAACATGGTGAAGATGCGTGATGCTGATGATTCCAAGGACTATTTCCGTGATATCAAGGTCATTCATCGCCGCTTGAGCTGCCTGGAGTCCCTGTGCGTGAAAGACCGCGTTCTTTCCCGGTCGGGTGATGGCACGAAATACTATAGTGGCGTTATCGATGTCATCTACTCCAATGGTGTGATCCTTGTGCGTGACGATGACGATGGTAAGGTTTACTCCCGTACAAAAGAGATCGTCTTTAAGTCCGTGCAGTGCCACAGTTCAGGTCTTTGCATTAAAGACCGTGTGATGTCGAAGTCCGGTGACAAGTACTACTTCGGGTCCGTGACGGGTGTTTATTCCAATGGTCTGATCTATGTGCGCGATGACGATGATGGTAAATCCTATGCACGTCAGCACAATGTCGTATTTAAAGAGATGAAATGTGCCAACGGGTTCTGCCGCGGTGATCGTGTTCTGTCCACTCTGAGCAATGGCCGCTACTATGCGGGCCGTGTAGAAGGAGCTTATGCCGGTGGCTTGATCTCGGTTCGAGATGACGACGACGGTAAGGTGTATCTGCGTCCTCATACGGTCTTGTCCCGCGCAAGATAA